Genomic segment of Planctomycetota bacterium:
CCGGCCGGAGGTGGTGGACCGGGCGCTCGAGGCGTTCGCGCGGGTGCTGGGGAAGTGACGGCTTCGCGGCGCGGATTTCTCAAGCTGGGCGGGGCGCTTCTGGCGGCCGGGTGCGCGCCGGGCGGGGCGCCGCGGGAGCGGCGCGTCCCCGTGGTGGACGCGCACGTCCATTGTTTCGCGGGGCCGGACGATCCCCGCTTCCCCTATCATGAGCGCGCCCCGTACCGTCCCGACGAGGCCGCTCCGCCCGAGCGGCTGCTTTCCCTCATGGACGCGGCCGGCGTGGACTACGCGGTGGTCGTCCACCCCGAGCCGTACCAGGACGATCACCGCTATCTCGAGCACGTGCTGGACGCCGGGCGCGGGCGGCTGAAAGGCACGTGCCTTTTCTTCGCGGACCGTCCCCGCGCGATCGAGGAAATGCGGGCGCTCGCGCGCCGCCGGCCGGAGGTCGCGGCGGTGCGGATCCACGCCTACGCTCCGGAGCGGCTGCCCCCGTTCGGGCGGCCGGAGTTCGCCGCCTTCTGGAAGGCGGCGGCGGACCTGGGCCTGGCCGTGCAGCTGCACTTCGAGCCGCGCTGGGCCGCCGGCTTCGAGCCGTACCTGCGGGAGTTCCCGGGGGTCCGCGTCCTCGTGGACCACCTGGGGCGTCCGCTTCAGGGCACTCCTGAGGAGCACGAGCGGGTCGTGCGCTGGTCGGAGCGGGAGCGCACGTGGATCAAGCTTTCGAGCCTGGCGCCGCCGACTCAGTATC
This window contains:
- a CDS encoding amidohydrolase family protein; protein product: MTASRRGFLKLGGALLAAGCAPGGAPRERRVPVVDAHVHCFAGPDDPRFPYHERAPYRPDEAAPPERLLSLMDAAGVDYAVVVHPEPYQDDHRYLEHVLDAGRGRLKGTCLFFADRPRAIEEMRALARRRPEVAAVRIHAYAPERLPPFGRPEFAAFWKAAADLGLAVQLHFEPRWAAGFEPYLREFPGVRVLVDHLGRPLQGTPEEHERVVRWSERERTWIKLSSLAPPTQYPHRDLGPVVRRVAAAYGAGRLLWGGGFDARATAESYRAARERARALVAHLSAAEQAEVLGGTAAKLFGFAA